A stretch of Hemicordylus capensis ecotype Gifberg chromosome 9, rHemCap1.1.pri, whole genome shotgun sequence DNA encodes these proteins:
- the TOX3 gene encoding TOX high mobility group box family member 3 produces MDVRFYPAASGSSLPGDPSNLDFAQCLGYYSYNKFGNNNNYMNMAEANNAFLTANEQTFHTPSLGDEEFEIPPITPPPELDPTNLGMADILLPFQSLSDQLTAQGSEFTPQFPPQSLDLPSITISRNLVEQDGVIQSNGLHMDHNHTDVSQYRQDHSLIMRSIAHMTDAARSGIMPPNQLTTINQSQLSAQLGLNLGGANLPHTSPSPPASKSATPSPSSSINEEDADDTNRAAGEKRAAPDSGKKPKTPKKKKKKDPNEPQKPVSAYALFFRDTQAAIKGQNPNATFGEVSKIVASMWDSLGEEQKQVYKRKTEAAKKEYLKALAAYRASLVSKAAAESAEAQTIRSVQQTLASTNLSSSLLLNAPLSQHAAVATSPPTLQQSLPRAIAPKPLAMRLPMNQIVASVTIAPNLPTNISAPLISSMGTSLVGTPASASSQVSPSLQSQQHQLQQLQQMQQQQMQQQQLHQHQMHQQIQQQMQQQHFQHHMQQHLQQQQHLQQQLNQQQMQQQLQHMQMQQMQQQQMQHMQHQSQPSPQQHSPVASQITSPVPAIGSPPPAPQQHQPQIQTQTQTQLLSQASIF; encoded by the exons caaacattccacactccaagtctAGGAGATGAAGAGTTTGAGATCCCACCAATTACACCACCACCTGAACTGGATCCCACAAACCTAGGGATGGCGGATATACTCTTGCCCTTTCAAAGCCTGAGCGATCAGTTGACTGCACAAGGGAGTGAGTTTACGCCCCAATTTCCACCACAGAGCTTGGACCTTCCTTCCATCACGATATCTCGGAACCTTGTCGAACAAGATGGTGTCATCCAAAGCAATGGATTGCATATG GATCATAATCATACAGATGTGTCTCAATATCGCCAGGACCACTCTTTGATTATGAGATCGATTGCCCATATGACAGATGCCGCCCGTTCAGGAATTATGCCTCCTAACCAGCTGACCACCATTAACCAGTCCCAACTAAGTGCTCAACTGGGGCTGAATTTAGGAGGTGCCAACTTGCCACATACTTCCCCATCCCCGCCTGCTAGCAAATCGGCAACTCCTTCCCCGTCCAGTTCTATAAACGAAGAAGATGCAGATGACACAAACAGG GCTGCTGGAGAAAAGAGAGCTGCCCCCGATTCTGGCAAGAAGCCCAAGactccaaagaagaagaaaaagaaagacccCAATGAACCACAGAAGCCGGTGTCTGCATATGCCTTGTTCTTCAGGGATACGCAAGCAGCAATTAAAGGGCAGAACCCCAATGCGACCTTTGGAGAGGTGTCAAAAATTGTAGCATCAATGTGGGACAGCTTAGGAGAAGAGCAAAAGCAG GTATATAAAAGGAAAACGGAAGCTGCCAAGAAAGAATACCTTAAGGCGCTTGCTGCCTACAGAGCAAGTTTGGTTTCCAAG GCTGCTGCTGAGTCAGCGGAAGCTCAGACGATCCGTTCTGTTCAGCAGACGCTGGCGTCCACCAACCTGTCGTCCTCTCTTCTCCTGAATGCTCCCCTTTCCCAACATGCCGCCGTGGCCACCTCGCCTCCGACTCTCCAGCAGTCCCTCCCCAGGGCCATCGCCCCCAAGCCTTTAGCCATGCGGCTGCCCATGAACCAGATCGTGGCTTCCGTCACGATCGCCCCCAACCTGCCCACAAACATTTCCGCCCCCTTGATCAGCTCCATGGGGACCAGCCTGGTGGGCACGCCGGCGTCGGCCTCTTCGCAAGTCAGCCCCTCCTTGCAGAGCCAGCAGcaccagctgcagcagctgcagcagatgcagcagcagcagatgcagcagcagcagctccaccagCACCAGATGCACCAGCAGATCCAGCagcagatgcagcagcagcatttccagcACCACATGCAGCagcacctgcagcagcagcagcacctgcagcagcagctcaaccagcagcagatgcagcagcagctgcagcacatGCAGATGCagcagatgcagcagcagcagatgcagcACATGCAGCACCAGTCGCAGCCTTCCCCGCAGCAACATTCCCCCGTGGCCTCGCAGATCACCTCCCCAGTCCCCGCCATCGGCAGCCCGCCTCCAGCTCCCCAACAGCACCAGCCCCAAATACAAACCCAGACACAGACTCAGCTGTTATCACAAGCCAGTATTTTCTGA